The genomic window TGGGAGCTGCTCACCGGCGCGAAGCCCTACGACGACAGCACCGCGGGCGCGGGTCAGCGCGGCGACGACACCACGTTGGAAGCGATGCTGGAGCGGCGCGCCGTCGGCGTCGACGCCGCGGCACTGGCACGGGTACCGAAGGACTGCCCGGCCGCGCTGCGCCGGGTGCTGCTGACCTGCCTGCGGCCCGAGCGCAGCGAGCGCTGGTCGAACGGCGCGACACTGGCCAAACAGCTCGATCTCTGCCTGGACGAACGAGCGCGCGGCCTGGTCGACCCGAAACCGGGCAGCTGGCGGGAGCGGCTCCAGCCCTACATCCTCCCGGTGATGGTGGTGGCCATCGCCGTGCCGAACATGCTGGCCTCGATCTACAACATCCAGCACAACCAGAACCTGATCGTCGACCGCATGCCCGAGGACGCGCAACGCACGTTCCTGATCCTCACCAGCGCGGTGAACGCGGTGTTCTTCCCCATCGGGTTCTTCACGATCATCTACTCGATGCGCTACATGCTGCGGGTGACCAGGGGACTTCGCCGGGGCAAACGCTACGACCCGGACACGCTGAACCGCGCCAGAACCGACACGCTGCTGCTCGGCGAGCGGGCGGTGGCCATCCCGTTCATGCTGTGGGTGCTCGCCGCGCTGACCTTCCCCATCGTCATGGAGCTCTCCACCGGCGACGTCACCGGGCGCGACGTCGTGCACTTCATGGCCTCGCTGGTGGTCTGCGGCGCGATCGCGGCGTCGTACCCGTTCTTCCTGGCGACCTTCTACCTGATCCGCTGCATCTACCCGATCTTCCTGCGGCACGGTGACATCTGCCCCGAGGACGCGAGCAGACTGCGCGGGCTCGACCGGCGCTGCAACCTGTACCTCGCGATCGCGGCCTCGGTGCCGCTGCTCGCGGTGGCGGGCGTGACCTTCCTGCCGCCCGACGACATCCCCATGGTGATCGTGGCGGTGCGGGTGCTCTGCGCGGGCGCCATCATCGCCTTCGTCGGGTCCTATCTGCTGTTCCGCTCGCTCGAGGCCGACCTGCGCGCGCTGGAACGGGTCGTCGCCAGCGGCGAGACCGGCCCGCAGCAGGGTGCGCAAAGCCGCGCACACCGGTACGACAACCGGCCGCGCGCGGCCGCGGAGCGTCCATGACCGTTACGCATGCCGACCCGGTCGCCCGCTTCACCACCGCTTGGCAGCACTGCCTGCGCGCCGCCCGGGACAGCCCGCCGCGCCTGGCGGACTATGTGCCCGACGGCACCGTTGTCCGGGCCGGGGTGCTCGCCGACCTGGTCCGTATCGATCTGCGGCACCGCTGGGGCGGCCGCGGACCCGCGAAGCGCATCGCCGACTATCGCGCGGAGTTTCCCGAGGTGGACGCGAGCCCGGAGCTGGTCGATCTGGTCTGCGAGGAGTTCCTCGCTCGCCGCGGCCGCGGCCCGCTCCCGCTGGAGGAGTTCCTCGCCGAGTACCCCGAACTCGCCGAGGCGGTGCGCGACCGGCTCACCGGCGACCACGGCCACGCGGGAGTGGTGCGCGTCGATCGCGACCTCACCGAACTCGCACCCGGCCAGCGGGTCGACGATTTCGACCTGCGGACCGAGCTCGGCCGCGGCCGCAACGGGCGGGTGTTCCTGGCCAGGCAGCTGTCCATGCAGCGGGTGGTCGCGGTACGGGTCGCGGTGGCGGGCGGGGCGGATCCGCAGCCGATGGTCCAGCTCGATCACCCCCATATCGTCCGCGTCTTCGACGAGCGGGTGCTCACCTCGGGTGGCGAGATCGGCAGCCTCGTCTACATGCAGTACCTGCCCGGCGGCACCGCGGCGGAGTTGTTGCGGCGTCGTCGCGCAGCGGGCGAGGGAGCGGGCGGCGCGCTGTTGCTCGGCGCGCTGGACGCCGCGACCGAGGCGAAAGGCGAGATCCGGCCGGCGGATTCCCTGGTGCGCGCCGAGATCGCCACGCTGAGCTGGCCGGAGACGGTGGCGTGGATCGGGCGCCGCCTCGCCGACGCGCTCGGTTACGCCGACCGCCACGGCATCGCCCACCACGCCATCGACCCGGCCAACGTCCTGTTCACCAGCGAGGGCATACCCAAGCTCGCCGACTTCGCACCCGGCGACGGAACCTCGACACCGCCCGATTCGCCCACCGCGCTGCGTGATTGGCTCGCGTACCGCTCCCCCGAACAGCTCGCCGCCGCGCTCGACCCCGACGCCCCCGCGCCGGACACCCGAAGCGATCTCTACGCGCTCGGCGTCCTGCTGTGGGAACTGCTGACGGGCACGCGGCCTTTTACCGAGGATCCGCCGACCGTGGCGGAGGCGCTGCGCGAACGCCGCGCGGGCGTGCCTGCGGCGGCGCTCGCGACGCTGCCCGCCGACTGCCCGCCCGCACTGCGCCGCGTCCTGCTGACCTGTCTCGATCCCGATCCGGGGCGGCGCTGGCCGAACGGCACGGTGCTGGCCGAACAGCTGGACCTGTGCCTCGACCCGCGCGCCCGCGACCTGGTCGACCCGCCGGAGCGCAGCTGGCGGGTGCGGCTGCGCCCGTGGCGGGTGGTGCTGATCAGTCTGGCCATCGCGGTGCCCAACATCCTGGCCTCGATCTACAACATCGACCACAACAACATGCTCATGCACAGCAGGCAGTCCGAGCAGACGCAGCGGCAGTTCGAGATCTACTCGGTGATCGTCAACGGCTTCGGCTTCGCCTTCGGCACGGTGGCGCTGGTCTACCTGGCCAGGTACCTGATCACGGTGCCGCACGGATTGGCCGCGGGCGTCCGTTACGACGAGGGCGTGCTGCGCAAGGCTCGGGCCTCGGCGGTGCGGCTCGGTGACTGGGCGGCGCTGATCATCTTCTCCCTGTGGCTGGTCTCCGGCCTCGTCTATCCGCTCGCGCTGCGCGGCACCTCCGACGTGGTATCCCCGAGCGACTACGCGCATTTCGTGGTCCTGCACACCGTCTCGGGCGTCGTGGCACTGACGTATCCGTTCCTGCTGACGAACTTCTACATCGTCCGGTGCGTGTACCCGATGTTCTTGGGGCAGGGCGGAATCGAGCCATCCGAGGCGGCCGAGCTGCGCGCACTGCGCCGTCGCAGCGGCCTGTATCTGGTGCTCGCCGCGTCGATTCCGCTCATCGCGGTCGCGGGTTCGACCCTGTTGCCTCCGCCGGACCTCGCCAAAATCATCGTCACACTGCGGATAATGTGCATCGCGAGCATCGTCGCCTTCGTCGTGGTCTACCTGATGTTCCGTGCCATGGAACAGGATCTGGACGCGCTACGGCGACGGGCGGGTTAACCTACTCGGGAGCGCGATGAAGTCACCGTTCGGCAGGCTGGTCAGCCTGTCGCATGTGCACGATGCGGCGACGACGCCGATCTTCCCCGGCGACCCGGAGTTCCGGACCGATATCGTCGCCACCGTCGCCAACGACGGGTACTACCTGCGGTACATCCAGCAGGGCGAGCACACCGGAACGCATTGGGGCGCGCC from Nocardia bhagyanarayanae includes these protein-coding regions:
- a CDS encoding serine/threonine protein kinase encodes the protein MTVTHADPVARFTTAWQHCLRAARDSPPRLADYVPDGTVVRAGVLADLVRIDLRHRWGGRGPAKRIADYRAEFPEVDASPELVDLVCEEFLARRGRGPLPLEEFLAEYPELAEAVRDRLTGDHGHAGVVRVDRDLTELAPGQRVDDFDLRTELGRGRNGRVFLARQLSMQRVVAVRVAVAGGADPQPMVQLDHPHIVRVFDERVLTSGGEIGSLVYMQYLPGGTAAELLRRRRAAGEGAGGALLLGALDAATEAKGEIRPADSLVRAEIATLSWPETVAWIGRRLADALGYADRHGIAHHAIDPANVLFTSEGIPKLADFAPGDGTSTPPDSPTALRDWLAYRSPEQLAAALDPDAPAPDTRSDLYALGVLLWELLTGTRPFTEDPPTVAEALRERRAGVPAAALATLPADCPPALRRVLLTCLDPDPGRRWPNGTVLAEQLDLCLDPRARDLVDPPERSWRVRLRPWRVVLISLAIAVPNILASIYNIDHNNMLMHSRQSEQTQRQFEIYSVIVNGFGFAFGTVALVYLARYLITVPHGLAAGVRYDEGVLRKARASAVRLGDWAALIIFSLWLVSGLVYPLALRGTSDVVSPSDYAHFVVLHTVSGVVALTYPFLLTNFYIVRCVYPMFLGQGGIEPSEAAELRALRRRSGLYLVLAASIPLIAVAGSTLLPPPDLAKIIVTLRIMCIASIVAFVVVYLMFRAMEQDLDALRRRAG